A part of Mycolicibacterium sp. TUM20985 genomic DNA contains:
- a CDS encoding CHAT domain-containing protein, whose protein sequence is MASVIELEIISTPTAGQFAVRVVRSDSGAGSTSTMQLDPKAYVDSRDDLETAVLASAVSGRRLLSPGEQRLRTVGQQLFDALFSGAVGEAYRASVDSANARNERLQVVLRLDVPGLAAIPWESMYDSQNGEYIGLSDPVIRHIPSKDAEPLALALPLKVLVLVSSPEGLATLDVEAERRKLSQALAEPIADGRVQLSWLMQATWENVQDEMLSGTWHVLHFIGHGDYDERTDQGVIALVGEVGGTHLVEADRLAGLLNEAQPTPALVVLNSCQSGRSGAQDLFSSTAATLVRGGISAVAAMQFSISDAGATKFARGLYSALASGRSLGDAIGSGRVGLLSTPGSLEWVTPVLYVRSDVSRLFTIAPAAPAPTPTAVGTPVVGGPIRTGPNRRMLAIVGAIAVAVVACGVGLVVLLNSSDSPSPVAEPRTSSAVPPSTSTVPGSNAGDPAELVRTLAAAGIDTTLPGGDAKLADYLANSTFTPYAAIAQALLDAIGTQQLRQPVAIDSIVWEYGVLAGTPPPNRVELVDVTVLEKAVVEEFDNRYGERFDDFGSLLIGR, encoded by the coding sequence ATGGCCAGTGTCATCGAGTTGGAGATCATCTCCACACCGACAGCCGGCCAGTTCGCAGTCCGCGTGGTGCGGTCGGATTCGGGCGCGGGATCCACCTCGACGATGCAGCTGGATCCGAAGGCCTACGTCGACTCGCGGGACGACCTGGAGACGGCCGTGTTGGCATCGGCGGTATCGGGCCGACGACTTCTCTCACCGGGCGAGCAGCGGCTGCGCACCGTCGGTCAGCAGCTGTTCGACGCACTCTTCAGCGGAGCGGTGGGCGAGGCCTATCGCGCCAGTGTCGATTCCGCCAACGCGCGCAACGAACGGTTGCAGGTCGTGCTCCGGCTGGACGTCCCCGGGTTGGCCGCCATTCCGTGGGAGTCGATGTACGACAGTCAAAACGGTGAGTACATCGGCCTCAGCGACCCCGTAATCCGTCACATCCCGTCGAAGGACGCCGAGCCACTCGCCCTCGCGCTGCCGCTGAAGGTTCTCGTTCTGGTGTCATCCCCCGAGGGGCTGGCCACCCTGGACGTCGAGGCCGAGCGACGGAAACTATCCCAGGCCCTCGCCGAACCGATCGCCGACGGCCGTGTTCAGCTCAGCTGGCTGATGCAGGCGACGTGGGAGAACGTCCAAGACGAGATGTTGTCCGGCACCTGGCATGTACTGCACTTCATCGGCCACGGCGATTACGACGAACGAACCGACCAAGGCGTGATTGCGCTCGTCGGCGAAGTCGGCGGCACCCATCTCGTGGAAGCCGACCGACTCGCGGGCCTTCTGAACGAGGCACAGCCGACACCTGCTCTGGTGGTGTTGAATTCGTGCCAGTCCGGACGAAGCGGCGCGCAGGATCTGTTCTCGAGCACCGCGGCGACCTTGGTGCGGGGCGGTATCAGTGCCGTGGCGGCCATGCAGTTCTCCATCAGCGACGCGGGTGCCACCAAGTTCGCCCGCGGGCTCTACAGTGCCTTGGCCAGCGGACGCAGCCTCGGCGACGCCATCGGAAGTGGGCGCGTCGGCTTGCTTAGCACCCCGGGCTCGCTGGAGTGGGTGACGCCCGTGCTCTACGTGCGGAGCGACGTCTCCAGGTTGTTCACCATCGCGCCCGCTGCGCCCGCTCCTACTCCGACCGCTGTTGGTACACCGGTCGTCGGCGGCCCGATCCGAACGGGTCCCAACAGAAGGATGCTGGCCATCGTCGGTGCGATCGCTGTCGCGGTCGTGGCGTGTGGCGTCGGTCTCGTCGTTCTCCTCAATTCGTCGGATTCGCCCTCACCCGTCGCGGAACCGCGCACGTCTTCCGCCGTGCCGCCCAGCACGTCGACGGTTCCGGGCTCCAATGCCGGCGACCCGGCCGAACTCGTCCGGACGCTTGCGGCGGCGGGTATCGATACGACGTTGCCCGGTGGCGACGCCAAACTCGCTGACTATCTGGCGAACTCGACGTTCACGCCCTATGCCGCGATCGCTCAGGCTCTTCTCGACGCGATCGGCACCCAGCAGCTACGGCAACCAGTGGCCATCGATTCGATCGTCTGGGAGTACGGCGTGCTGGCGGGTACTCCACCACCGAACCGAGTCGAGCTCGTTGATGTCACGGTGCTGGAGAAGGCCGTCGTCGAGGAGTTCGACAACCGGTACGGGGAGCGCTTCGACGACTTCGGCTCGCTGTTGATCGGTCGCTAG
- a CDS encoding helix-turn-helix domain-containing protein produces MAFPDEPVPLLRNESGTARDRDPSEPVDEVEFEAAIGRNVRQLRQQQGLTVGDMAARVGISKAMMSKIENAQTSCSLSTLALLAKGFDVPVTTLFRGADVERPAAFVKAGTGARIVRNGTREGHEYQLLGSLRGEHKRLECLEVTLTEKSRTYPLFQHPGTEFIYMLDGVMDYSHSRSVYRLHPGDSLQLDGEGAHGPVDLVELPIRFLSVVAFPDSQI; encoded by the coding sequence GTGGCCTTCCCCGACGAGCCCGTTCCGTTGCTCCGCAACGAGTCCGGCACCGCTCGCGACCGCGATCCGAGTGAGCCGGTCGACGAGGTGGAGTTCGAGGCCGCGATCGGCCGCAACGTGCGTCAGCTCCGCCAGCAGCAGGGCCTGACGGTCGGCGACATGGCCGCCCGGGTCGGCATCTCCAAGGCGATGATGAGCAAGATCGAGAACGCGCAGACGTCGTGCAGCCTGTCGACGCTAGCGCTGCTGGCCAAGGGTTTCGACGTGCCGGTGACCACACTGTTTCGCGGCGCCGACGTGGAGCGGCCCGCGGCGTTCGTGAAGGCGGGCACCGGCGCGCGGATCGTTCGCAACGGCACGCGGGAAGGACACGAATACCAGTTGCTCGGGTCGCTGCGCGGTGAACACAAGCGGCTCGAGTGCCTCGAGGTGACCTTGACCGAGAAGAGCCGGACCTACCCGCTGTTCCAGCACCCGGGCACGGAGTTCATCTACATGCTCGACGGTGTCATGGACTACAGCCACAGCCGGTCGGTCTATCGGCTGCACCCCGGGGATTCGCTGCAACTCGACGGCGAGGGAGCCCACGGCCCCGTCGACCTGGTCGAGTTGCCGATCCGCTTCCTGTCGGTGGTCGCCTTCCCGGATTCGCAGATCTGA
- a CDS encoding NAD(P)/FAD-dependent oxidoreductase has product MSETADVVIVGGGIEGAAAAWALAKRGVTDVLVVERHTVGSGMTGKSSGIVRCHYGVSSLAAMATVGLEVFENAQEIFGHDIGFRQTGYVVGVGESNVDSLRKSLAAQRAVGVQTEEIDLADVADMWPHADLTPFAAFAHEARGGFGDGYQTAQAFAVAARAAGVRIRQGTAMTELLLDGDRTTGVRLADGTEVTADTVVMATGVWTRDLLSRHGIDVPIRVVREQIVMIAPGVELGPVPVFSDLVSLQYIRPEPGGDVLFGNSDLSHVQDADPDDYANRASEDFIDVTIDRVGTRFPGFPDAAITGSYAGCYDVTPDWNPVISRTGIDGLVVAAGFSGHGFKIAPAVGALIADLVVDGHSADPRIPEADFRLSRFAEDDLLRTPFPYVGAGEMR; this is encoded by the coding sequence ATGAGCGAGACGGCGGACGTCGTCATCGTCGGCGGCGGCATCGAGGGCGCGGCCGCCGCGTGGGCGTTGGCGAAGCGCGGTGTCACGGACGTGCTGGTCGTCGAGCGGCACACCGTGGGTTCGGGGATGACGGGCAAGTCCTCGGGCATCGTCCGCTGCCACTACGGCGTCAGCTCGCTGGCCGCCATGGCGACCGTCGGGCTGGAGGTGTTCGAGAACGCGCAGGAGATCTTCGGGCACGACATCGGCTTTCGACAGACCGGCTACGTCGTCGGGGTCGGCGAGTCGAACGTCGACTCGCTGCGCAAGAGCCTGGCAGCCCAGCGTGCCGTCGGCGTGCAGACCGAGGAGATCGACCTCGCCGACGTCGCCGACATGTGGCCGCACGCAGACCTGACGCCGTTCGCCGCCTTCGCCCACGAGGCCCGCGGCGGGTTCGGCGACGGGTACCAGACCGCACAGGCGTTCGCCGTGGCCGCGCGCGCGGCAGGCGTCCGCATCCGCCAGGGCACGGCGATGACGGAGTTGCTGCTCGACGGCGACCGCACGACCGGGGTACGGCTCGCCGACGGCACCGAGGTCACCGCGGACACCGTCGTGATGGCGACCGGCGTCTGGACCCGCGACCTGTTGTCGCGCCATGGAATCGACGTTCCCATCCGCGTCGTGCGCGAACAGATCGTGATGATCGCACCCGGCGTGGAGCTGGGCCCGGTACCCGTCTTCTCCGATCTGGTGTCGCTGCAGTACATCCGGCCCGAGCCAGGCGGCGACGTGCTGTTCGGCAACAGCGACCTGTCACACGTCCAGGACGCCGACCCGGACGACTACGCCAACCGCGCCAGCGAGGACTTCATCGACGTCACGATCGATCGCGTGGGCACCCGCTTCCCCGGCTTCCCGGACGCCGCCATCACCGGCAGCTACGCGGGCTGTTACGACGTCACCCCGGACTGGAACCCGGTGATCTCGCGAACCGGCATCGACGGTCTGGTGGTTGCGGCAGGCTTCAGCGGACACGGCTTCAAGATCGCGCCCGCGGTCGGCGCGCTGATCGCCGATCTGGTGGTCGATGGGCACAGCGCCGACCCGCGGATTCCCGAAGCCGACTTCCGACTGTCGCGCTTCGCCGAGGACGACCTACTGCGGACCCCGTTTCCGTACGTGGGCGCGGGCGAGATGCGCTAG
- a CDS encoding FMN-binding glutamate synthase family protein, translated as MSETSDARARLGLRESATFDRHTIAAIQRAAETGIYDIRGWGAKRPLPHFDDLLFLGASMSRYPLEGYRERCDTDVLLGGRNAKYPLHLDIPVTIAGMSFGALSGPAKEALGRGASAVGTSTTTGDGGMTVEERGQSKYLVYQYLPSRYGMNPDDLRKADAIEIVLGQGAKPGGGGMLLGQKISERVAGMRTLPEGIDQRSACRHPDWTGPDDLTIKINELREITDWEKPIYVKVGASRTYYDVKLAVHAGADVVVVDGMQGGTAATQEVFIENVGIPTLAAVPQAVQALAELGVHRSGADHGEVQLIVSGGIRNGADVAKAMALGADAVSIGTAALIALGDNHPRYAAEYEALGSAAGFFDDFQDGTDPTGISTQNPELAARFDAIEGGRRLANYLRVLTMEAQTIARACGKAHVRHLEPEDLVAVTIEAAAMARVPLAGTDWIPGR; from the coding sequence ATGAGCGAAACATCTGATGCCAGAGCGCGGTTGGGCCTTCGCGAGTCCGCGACCTTCGACCGGCACACCATCGCCGCCATCCAGCGCGCCGCTGAGACCGGCATCTACGACATTCGCGGCTGGGGTGCCAAGCGGCCCCTCCCACACTTCGACGACCTGCTGTTCCTCGGCGCGTCGATGTCGCGCTACCCGTTGGAGGGCTACCGCGAACGTTGTGACACCGACGTGCTGCTCGGCGGCCGCAACGCCAAGTACCCACTGCACCTGGACATCCCGGTGACCATCGCGGGAATGTCCTTCGGTGCACTGTCCGGGCCCGCCAAAGAGGCACTCGGTCGCGGCGCGAGCGCCGTCGGCACGTCGACCACCACCGGTGACGGCGGGATGACCGTCGAGGAACGCGGTCAGAGCAAGTACCTGGTGTACCAGTATCTGCCGTCGCGGTACGGAATGAACCCCGACGACCTACGCAAGGCCGATGCCATCGAGATCGTCCTCGGCCAGGGCGCCAAGCCCGGCGGTGGCGGAATGCTGTTGGGACAGAAGATCTCCGAACGCGTCGCTGGTATGCGCACGCTGCCCGAGGGCATCGATCAGCGGTCGGCGTGCCGGCATCCCGACTGGACCGGGCCCGACGATCTCACCATCAAGATCAACGAGTTGCGGGAGATCACCGACTGGGAGAAGCCGATCTACGTCAAGGTCGGCGCCTCGCGGACCTACTACGACGTCAAGCTCGCCGTCCACGCGGGCGCCGACGTCGTCGTGGTCGACGGGATGCAAGGCGGTACCGCCGCGACGCAGGAGGTGTTCATCGAGAACGTCGGAATCCCGACGCTGGCAGCCGTTCCGCAGGCCGTCCAGGCGCTGGCCGAGCTGGGCGTGCACCGCAGCGGCGCCGACCACGGCGAAGTTCAGCTGATCGTGTCCGGCGGTATCCGCAACGGGGCGGACGTCGCCAAGGCCATGGCGCTCGGCGCGGATGCCGTCTCCATCGGTACCGCCGCGCTGATCGCATTGGGCGACAACCATCCCCGGTACGCCGCGGAGTACGAGGCACTCGGCAGCGCCGCGGGATTCTTCGACGACTTCCAGGACGGCACCGACCCGACGGGCATCAGCACCCAGAACCCCGAACTCGCCGCCCGGTTCGACGCCATCGAGGGCGGCCGCCGACTGGCCAACTACCTGCGGGTGCTCACCATGGAGGCGCAGACCATCGCCAGGGCATGCGGTAAGGCCCACGTCCGGCACCTCGAACCGGAGGACCTCGTCGCCGTCACGATCGAGGCGGCCGCGATGGCGCGGGTACCGCTGGCGGGCACCGACTGGATCCCGGGCCGATGA
- a CDS encoding GltB/FmdC/FwdC-like GXGXG domain-containing protein, which yields MDTIVTFDLAKQSLRELNSALHAPGLTGDFVIENPAGAHNVAVGLDADVNVTIHGHVGYYAAGMNQRAEVTIEGNAGTGVAENMMSGAVRVSGNASQSAGATAHGGLLVIDGNAAARCGISMKGADIVIGGDVGHMSAFMAQAGRLVVRGNAGDALGDSIYEARIYLRGNAKSLGADCVAKEMRPEHHGELAELLESAGYGDDDTHAYTRYGSARDLYHFHVDNASSY from the coding sequence GTGGACACGATAGTCACCTTCGATCTCGCCAAACAATCACTGCGGGAACTCAATTCGGCCCTACACGCGCCCGGCTTGACCGGTGACTTCGTCATCGAGAACCCCGCCGGTGCGCACAACGTCGCGGTCGGCCTCGATGCCGACGTGAACGTGACGATCCACGGCCACGTCGGGTACTACGCCGCGGGGATGAACCAGCGCGCCGAGGTGACCATCGAGGGCAACGCGGGTACCGGTGTCGCGGAGAACATGATGAGCGGCGCGGTCCGGGTCAGCGGCAACGCCTCGCAGTCTGCGGGGGCGACTGCGCACGGCGGACTGCTGGTCATCGATGGCAATGCCGCAGCGCGGTGCGGTATTTCGATGAAGGGGGCCGACATCGTCATCGGTGGTGACGTTGGGCACATGAGCGCCTTCATGGCTCAAGCCGGACGACTGGTGGTCCGCGGCAACGCGGGTGACGCCCTCGGCGACTCGATCTACGAGGCCCGCATCTACCTCCGCGGCAACGCCAAGTCGCTGGGCGCCGACTGCGTTGCCAAGGAGATGCGGCCCGAGCACCACGGGGAGTTGGCAGAGCTACTGGAGTCCGCCGGCTACGGGGACGACGACACCCACGCCTACACTCGCTACGGCTCGGCCAGAGACCTCTACCACTTCCACGTCGACAACGCTTCGAGTTACTGA
- a CDS encoding class II glutamine amidotransferase domain-containing protein — protein MCGIVGLHLRNPELYPRLGELLTGMLCEMSNRGSDSAGVAVYGDPTWTPPGRGCVSLLDVGADADTVGAAVGVALGTQVDVTMIGATYLLTSSADSEVLLAAVRRVYPDVLVAGFGADLAVLKGVGGPAALTASWGLANAQGWQGVGHTRMATESAVTPSGAHPYAVGPEQCLVHNGSFANHATIRRELQAAGVRFDSENDTEVGARFVASRLAEGRDVETALKELCATFDGFYTLLVSNRDSFAVVRDAIACKPAVIAETADWVAMGSEYRALSGLPGVEQAVIWEPEPEVVYAWTR, from the coding sequence ATGTGCGGAATCGTGGGGTTGCACCTCCGCAACCCCGAGCTATATCCGCGACTGGGTGAGCTGCTCACCGGGATGCTGTGCGAGATGAGCAACCGGGGCAGCGACTCGGCGGGCGTCGCGGTGTACGGCGATCCGACGTGGACGCCGCCGGGCCGCGGCTGTGTGTCGCTGCTCGACGTCGGCGCCGATGCCGACACCGTTGGCGCGGCGGTCGGTGTCGCGCTCGGCACCCAGGTCGACGTGACGATGATCGGGGCCACCTATCTGCTGACGTCGAGCGCCGACTCCGAGGTACTGCTCGCCGCCGTCAGGCGGGTCTACCCGGACGTCCTGGTAGCCGGTTTCGGCGCCGACCTGGCGGTGCTCAAGGGCGTGGGTGGCCCGGCAGCGCTGACGGCGTCCTGGGGGTTGGCCAACGCTCAGGGTTGGCAGGGCGTCGGGCATACCCGCATGGCGACCGAGTCGGCCGTCACGCCCTCGGGTGCCCATCCGTATGCCGTAGGGCCGGAACAGTGTCTGGTACACAACGGCTCGTTCGCCAACCACGCCACCATCCGACGCGAATTGCAGGCCGCCGGCGTCCGATTCGACAGCGAGAACGATACGGAGGTCGGCGCCCGGTTCGTGGCGAGCCGGCTGGCCGAGGGCCGCGACGTGGAGACGGCGCTGAAGGAGCTGTGCGCCACGTTCGACGGCTTCTACACGCTGCTGGTGTCCAACCGTGATTCGTTCGCGGTGGTCCGTGATGCGATCGCCTGCAAGCCCGCCGTCATCGCCGAGACCGCAGACTGGGTGGCGATGGGCAGCGAATACCGCGCTCTGTCGGGCCTTCCCGGCGTCGAGCAGGCCGTCATCTGGGAGCCGGAGCCGGAGGTCGTGTACGCGTGGACACGATAG
- the glnT gene encoding type III glutamate--ammonia ligase, producing MTATTTGLADLAREAGTTFVLALFVDLRGKPCAKLVPVEAIDVLATEGVGFAGYAVGAMGQEPRDPDLMAIPDPSSFTPIPFIKEGLALVHCDPHVLGEPWPYAPRNILKSLVARAAEAGFEPWVGAEVEYFLLTRNADGSLATADTADNAAQPCYDARGVTRMYDHLTTISTAMNQLGWSNYANDHEDANGQFEQNFQFAEALTTADRVVTLRYLLSMIAAERGMIATFMPKPFADRTGSGLHLHLSLTSGGAAMFPGDAASDGHGLGLSTTAYSFIAGILEHACALQAVVGPTVNSYKRTGALTTNSGASWAPRQPTYGGNDRTHYIRVPDDQRVELRGGDGSANPYLAIAAALGAGLDGIARNLDPGPIGTVADGSRALPPTLLHAVDDMVADDVITGVLDAVGDGVATYFADLKRNEFFTYHGTVSPWEIDQYLTAF from the coding sequence ATGACCGCCACGACCACCGGGCTTGCGGACCTCGCGCGCGAGGCGGGCACCACGTTCGTCCTTGCGCTGTTCGTCGACCTGCGCGGCAAGCCGTGCGCAAAGCTGGTGCCGGTCGAGGCCATCGACGTGCTCGCCACCGAGGGCGTCGGCTTCGCCGGTTACGCCGTCGGCGCCATGGGCCAGGAGCCGCGAGATCCCGACCTGATGGCAATCCCCGACCCGTCCTCCTTCACCCCGATCCCCTTCATCAAGGAGGGGCTCGCCCTGGTGCACTGCGACCCGCACGTACTCGGCGAGCCGTGGCCGTACGCGCCCCGCAACATCCTCAAATCGCTCGTCGCACGCGCGGCCGAGGCCGGTTTCGAACCGTGGGTCGGCGCCGAGGTCGAATACTTCCTACTGACCCGCAATGCGGACGGCAGCCTGGCCACCGCCGATACCGCCGACAACGCTGCCCAGCCCTGTTACGACGCGCGCGGCGTGACCAGGATGTACGACCACCTCACGACGATCTCCACGGCAATGAATCAGCTCGGGTGGTCGAACTACGCCAACGACCACGAGGACGCCAACGGACAGTTCGAGCAGAACTTCCAGTTCGCCGAGGCGCTGACCACCGCCGACCGCGTGGTCACCCTGCGCTACCTGCTGTCGATGATCGCCGCCGAGCGGGGCATGATCGCGACGTTCATGCCCAAACCGTTCGCGGACCGCACGGGAAGTGGCCTGCACCTTCATCTCTCGCTCACCAGCGGCGGTGCGGCAATGTTCCCGGGCGACGCGGCATCGGACGGCCACGGCCTCGGCCTGTCCACCACCGCGTACTCGTTCATTGCGGGCATCCTCGAGCACGCCTGCGCGCTGCAGGCCGTGGTCGGCCCAACGGTCAACTCCTACAAGCGAACCGGCGCCCTCACCACGAACTCTGGCGCTTCCTGGGCGCCCAGGCAGCCGACCTACGGCGGCAACGACCGGACGCACTACATCCGCGTGCCCGACGACCAACGCGTCGAACTGCGCGGTGGCGACGGCTCGGCCAACCCATATCTGGCGATCGCGGCCGCCCTCGGCGCGGGTCTCGACGGCATTGCACGCAACCTCGACCCCGGGCCGATTGGCACCGTCGCGGACGGCAGCCGCGCGCTTCCGCCGACGCTGCTGCACGCCGTGGACGACATGGTGGCCGACGACGTGATCACCGGGGTGCTCGACGCCGTGGGCGACGGAGTGGCCACGTACTTCGCCGATCTCAAGCGCAACGAGTTCTTCACCTACCACGGCACGGTCAGCCCGTGGGAGATCGACCAGTACCTGACCGCCTTCTAG
- a CDS encoding ammonium transporter, translated as MDTGTTAFMLCCIIGLTLMIPGLALFYGGMVSVKSSTNMMMMTFGAVAIVGVLWVLFGFSMVFGTSYGGFVGSFTEFAGMKDLLESQTTISGLQVSLFALFQALFAAITVALISGAVADRMKFGAWMVFATVWAVLVYFPVAHWVFAFDGVVTEDSTGGWIANNLKAIDFAGGTAVHINAGAAALAVAIVLGKSAMFGQLRKPHNVPLTLLGAGLLWAGWYAFNGGSALAAGNSAAIVMVTTFVATCAATLAWLAVEKIKDGHVTGVGAASGAITGLVAITPACGAVTPIGAIAVGAIAGAICIYAVGLKSRFGYDDSLDVVGVHLVGGVIGTLLIGLFASESMPNATNGLFYGGGFSQLWKQAIAAGAVLAYSFVVAFAIAYAIKKTMGIRISPEDEEKGIDAVSHRESSYDMQTA; from the coding sequence GTGGATACGGGCACCACGGCTTTCATGCTGTGTTGCATCATCGGGCTCACCCTGATGATCCCCGGGCTTGCGCTGTTTTACGGCGGCATGGTCTCGGTCAAGAGCTCGACGAACATGATGATGATGACCTTCGGGGCCGTGGCGATCGTGGGCGTCCTCTGGGTTCTGTTCGGCTTCTCGATGGTCTTCGGCACCAGCTACGGCGGGTTCGTCGGCAGCTTCACCGAGTTCGCCGGGATGAAGGATCTGCTCGAATCGCAGACCACCATCTCGGGGCTGCAGGTGAGCCTGTTCGCACTGTTCCAGGCTCTGTTCGCCGCCATCACCGTGGCGCTGATCTCGGGCGCCGTCGCCGACCGGATGAAGTTCGGCGCGTGGATGGTGTTCGCGACCGTGTGGGCGGTCCTGGTCTACTTCCCGGTCGCGCACTGGGTGTTCGCCTTCGACGGCGTGGTGACCGAGGACTCCACGGGCGGCTGGATTGCCAACAACCTCAAGGCGATCGACTTCGCCGGTGGCACGGCGGTGCACATCAACGCGGGCGCCGCCGCACTCGCCGTCGCGATCGTGCTCGGCAAGTCCGCCATGTTCGGCCAGCTGCGCAAGCCCCACAACGTGCCGCTGACCCTGCTCGGCGCCGGCCTGCTGTGGGCCGGCTGGTACGCGTTCAACGGCGGTTCGGCGCTGGCCGCGGGCAACTCGGCCGCCATCGTCATGGTCACCACCTTCGTCGCCACCTGCGCCGCCACCCTCGCGTGGCTGGCGGTCGAGAAGATCAAGGACGGCCACGTGACCGGCGTCGGTGCGGCCTCCGGTGCCATCACCGGCCTGGTCGCCATCACCCCGGCCTGCGGTGCGGTCACGCCGATCGGCGCCATCGCCGTCGGTGCGATCGCCGGCGCGATTTGCATCTACGCGGTGGGCCTCAAGTCGCGGTTCGGCTACGACGACTCACTCGACGTGGTCGGCGTGCACCTCGTGGGCGGCGTCATCGGCACCCTGCTCATCGGCCTGTTCGCCAGCGAGAGCATGCCGAATGCCACCAACGGTCTGTTCTACGGCGGCGGGTTCTCTCAGCTCTGGAAGCAGGCCATCGCCGCGGGCGCGGTGCTGGCTTACTCGTTCGTGGTCGCCTTCGCGATCGCCTACGCCATCAAGAAGACGATGGGCATCCGGATCTCGCCCGAGGACGAGGAGAAGGGCATCGACGCGGTGTCGCATCGCGAATCGTCGTACGACATGCAAACCGCCTAG
- a CDS encoding nitroreductase family protein: protein MTEQPADRTATTRVPIHGPIAARWSPRAFDPGATVTTEQLTALLEAARWAATWGGRQPVRFVVGLRGDETFAALAATLKRGNAYAHAAGALILVCADEGPDEKTALYSAVDAGAAIANASLEAVARGLVAHAMAGFDADAARTAFAVPTDVRPIAVLAVGTLGDYRTADEAIVERDTRARERLPLEEVAFAGSWGSAFMPDTSSPAV, encoded by the coding sequence GTGACCGAACAGCCCGCCGACCGGACCGCGACCACCCGGGTACCGATTCACGGGCCCATCGCCGCGCGGTGGAGTCCTCGGGCGTTCGACCCGGGTGCGACGGTCACCACCGAGCAGCTGACCGCGTTGCTCGAGGCGGCTCGTTGGGCAGCGACCTGGGGAGGCCGGCAGCCGGTCCGCTTCGTGGTCGGCCTGCGCGGTGACGAGACGTTCGCCGCGCTCGCGGCCACGCTCAAGCGCGGGAACGCCTACGCGCACGCCGCGGGTGCGCTGATCCTGGTCTGTGCCGACGAGGGCCCCGACGAGAAGACGGCGCTGTACTCGGCCGTCGATGCGGGTGCCGCGATCGCCAACGCGAGCCTCGAGGCGGTCGCGCGAGGGCTGGTCGCGCACGCGATGGCGGGCTTCGACGCCGACGCGGCGCGCACCGCCTTCGCCGTTCCCACCGACGTCCGGCCGATCGCGGTGCTGGCCGTCGGGACGCTGGGTGATTACCGAACAGCGGACGAGGCGATCGTCGAACGGGACACCCGGGCCCGTGAGCGGCTCCCGCTCGAGGAGGTGGCGTTCGCGGGGAGCTGGGGCTCGGCGTTCATGCCGGACACGTCGTCGCCAGCTGTCTGA